A single window of Solanum dulcamara chromosome 5, daSolDulc1.2, whole genome shotgun sequence DNA harbors:
- the LOC129889644 gene encoding binding partner of ACD11 1-like: MLVKTVKVSNVSLGASQRDIKEFFSFSGEIEYVEMQSDTERSQIAYVTFNDSQGADTAVLLSGATIVDMSVTVTLDPVYQLPPTAFIASVPTGNKSSGNSESAFQKAEDVVSSMLAKGYILGKDAVGKAKSFDVKHQLTSTATAKVASLDKKIGLTQKISIGTSIVNEKVREVDQKLQVSDKAKSAFSAAEQKVSSAGSAIMKNRYVLTGTTWVAGAFGKVAKAAGEVGQMTKEKVGMTEDEQRQKMVTDFAQVHLSESPKASEFTEHQSAKPAPAQGLVL, translated from the exons ATGTTG GTGAAAACTGTTAAAGTCAGCAATGTCTCCTTAGGGGCATCACAGCGTGATATCAAGGAATTCTTTTCCTTCTCTGGTGAAATTGAATATGTTGAGATGCAAAG TGATACTGAACGAAGTCAAATAGCATATGTTACGTTCAATGATTCTCAGGGAGCTGACACTGCAGTTCTTCTTTCA GGTGCAACGATAGTTGATATGTCTGTTACAGTGACTTTGGATCCAGTTTACCAGCTTCCTCCTACTGCTTTTATAGCATCAGtg CCAACAGGAAATAAAAGTTCTGGTAATTCAGAATCCGCTTTTCAGAAAGCAGAAGACGTTGTTAGCAGCATGCTCGCAAAAGGTTATATCTTAGGCAAAGATGCTGTGGGCAAAGCAAAGTCTTTTGATGTGAAACACCAGTTGACTTCAACTGCAACTGCTAAAGTGGCCTCTCTCGACAAAAAAATTGGTCTCACCCAGAAGATAAGCATTGGTACTTCCATTGTTAATGAAAAAGTTCGAGAAGTGGATCAGAAACTCCAAGTTTCTGATAAAGCAAAATCAGCATTTTCTGCAGCTGAGCAAAAAGTTAGTAGCGCTGGATCGGCCATTATGAAAAACCGGTATGTACTCACTGGGACCACTTGGGTAGCAGGCGCTTTTGGTAAAGTTGCTAAGGCAGCAGGGGAAGTAGGCCAGATGACGAAAGAGAAAGTGGGAATGACAGAGGATGAGCAAAGACAGAAAATGGTTACTGATTTTGCACAGGTTCATTTATCTGAGTCTCCAAAAGCTTCTGAGTTCACGGAGCATCAGTCAGCCAAGCCTGCACCAGCACAAGGTttagtcctttga